CGAGCCGGCAGACATAGGCCTGCAGGCGGAGCGAGCGGTTCACGAGCAGGCGGAAAGCCTCGGGCAGCTCGTTCCAGCCGGCGGCGGTCAGCTTGGCGGAGGAGGTGTCGAGGCGGATCTTCTTCTTCTCCACCATCATCTGCTCGCGGTTCATCTCGCCGGAGTTGAGCGCGCGCTGCAGCAGCAGCCAGGATGCGATCTGCATGAGGCGCGTCGTCAGGCGCATGGACTCGGCGGCATAGAGCGTGGCGGCGACGCGGCCCAGCTTCTTGGCCTCCGCGCGGCCTTCGCCATCGAGATAGGCGGCGGTCTCCTCGACCAGGCCCATGCCCTCGGCATAGAGCTTCCTGAAGGCGGAGGACGATGCCTTGCGCTCGATGAAATTGATGGTGTTGTTTGATCTGGAGATCAACTCTGACATACCCGCTACCCTGACCCCGTACTATTCGCCGCTAATTTTCTTGCTTCGGGTGTATGCGCTGTGGCTCCCCGGCACACTCGCATATTGCCGGTGTGCACAGTTCAGCGCAAGGACATGCTTAATGCAAGGTTAACGTCGCAGGGGCTCTGTTCCGAAACGGGGCACCGGCCCGCCTGCCGCCGGTGCGGGGAACGCCGGACAAAAAAAAGAGCCGCAAGGAGCAGCTCTCAGGAGTTTAAACAGGGAGGCGTCAAACAAAGCAACGGTGTCACTTCGAATGAGTCCGGAAAATCCGAACGTCCACAG
This portion of the Oricola thermophila genome encodes:
- a CDS encoding DUF1465 family protein, with translation MSELISRSNNTINFIERKASSSAFRKLYAEGMGLVEETAAYLDGEGRAEAKKLGRVAATLYAAESMRLTTRLMQIASWLLLQRALNSGEMNREQMMVEKKKIRLDTSSAKLTAAGWNELPEAFRLLVNRSLRLQAYVCRLDQDLFGEPQETDRAPVRNDNPVGSQIELLRTAFAAR